A DNA window from Ipomoea triloba cultivar NCNSP0323 chromosome 10, ASM357664v1 contains the following coding sequences:
- the LOC116033631 gene encoding pentatricopeptide repeat-containing protein At1g30610, chloroplastic: MVSAILTTQALNSPSSSIEFHCILGSNFIRCPCFSITGKPIYAIPIERSRLKNQRTSIGPVRIACALGNAIIDKKELDIKPSFNEYLKIMESVKENKKTVGDRSERVGQKRDSGEPGRQLRPVEKKKALSDSMPPNQVSGGEKIQIQSRTAKKPLLKPNNDNPRGEERNRVELMEMDRAAFKSMEEYGEDDAYDKLRVSKAEMEERIQMLARNLNGADIDIPEWKFSEMMRSAKIRFSDHSMSRIIQILGKLGNWRRVLQVIEWIQSRERFISYRIRYVYNAALDALGKAKRPVEALNLFREMQEDMSSYPDLVSYHSIAVTLGQAGHMEELFYVIESMRSPPKKKLKTGILEKWDPRLEPDNIIYNAVLNACVSCKSWEGALWVLQQLKQQGQQPSSVTYGLVMEVMLACGKYNLVHDYFIKLQKSCIPSALTYKVLINTLWKEGKTDEAILAVEDMERRGIVGTASLYYDLARCLCSAGRCQEALIQVDKICKVATKPLVVTYTGLIQACMDSGDVQSGVYVFNHMHKFCSPNLITYNILLKAYLDHELFEEAKQLFLGLLENGNRIRNKSDCKDMVLPDIHSFNLMLDGFSAQLKWDEVEFIYLQMLKHGYHFNSKRHLRIVLHSCNAGKVGILEATWKHLDQADKKPPPPLVKEMFLVLLGRWDFASALACVVARAPTESQVFSAKCWLQFLNGNRHRIETDKIVALLHEHELSMCSGRSENILLENLMASCKEFLRTHSE, translated from the exons ATGGTGTCAGCCATTCTTACGACACAGGCTCTAAACTCACCCTCTTCTTCCATTGAATTTCATTGCATTTTGGGCTCAAATTTCATCCGATGCCCTTGTTTTTCGATTACCGGAAAACCCATTTATGCCATTCCAATCGAGAGATCCAGGCTGAAGAATCAGAGAACGAGTATTGGCCCCGTAAGAATCGCTTGCGCATTGGGTAACGCTATAATCGACAAAAAAGAGCTCGATATCAAGCCTTCTTTCAATGAGTACCTGAAAATTATGGAGTCcgttaaagaaaataagaaaacgGTTGGTGACCGAAGTGAAAGAGTCGGACAAAAGCGTGATTCTGGGGAACCGGGACGGCAATTGCGTCCTGTGGAAAAGAAAAAGGCCCTCTCAGATTCTATGCCGCCGAATCAGGTGTCTGGCGGTGAGAAAATCCAAATTCAATCGAGAACTGCGAAGAAGCCGCTGTTAAAACCTAATAATGACAACCCTAGAGGTGAAGAAAGAAATAGGGTTGAGCTTATGGAGATGGACAGAGCTGCCTTCAAATCAATGGAAGAGTATGGTGAAGATGATGCTTATGATAAGCTCAGAGTTTCAAAAGCCGAGATGGAAGAGAGAATTCAGATGCTTGCGAGAAA tCTGAATGGTGCAGATATTGACATTCCTGAGTGGAAGTTTTCTGAAATGATGCGAAGTGCTAAAATCAGATTTTCAGATCATTCTATGTCAAGGATTATTCAAATATTGGGTAAATTGGGAAATTGGAGGCGAGTACTACAAGTTATTGAATGGATTCAGTCACGTGAGCGCTTCATATCATACAGGATAAG ATATGTTTATAACGCTGCTCTTGATGCACTTGGGAAGGCAAAGAGGCCAGTTGAGGCACTCAATTTGTTTCGTGAAATGCAG GAAGATATGTCCTCATACCCAGATCTTGTGTCTTATCACTCTATTGCTGTAACTCTTGGACAAGCAGGACATATGGAGGAACTATTTTATGTGATTGAAAGCATGCGATCTCCACCCAAAAAGAAGTTAAAAACTGGGATTCTTGAGAAGTGGGATCCACGACTAGAGCCAGATAATATCATCTATAATGCT GTCCTAAATGCTTGTGTTAGCTGTAAAAGTTGGGAAGGTGCCCTTTGGGTACTGCAACAGCTGAAGCAGCAGGGGCAGCAGCCTTCTAGTGTAACATATGGGCTAGTAATGGAG GTCATGCTTGCATGTGGCAAATACAACTTGGTGCACGATTACTTCATAAAATTGCAGAAATCATGTATTCCCAGTGCTTTGACCTATAAAG TACTAATAAATACGCTTTGGAAAGAAGGTAAAACGGATGAGGCCATACTGGCTGTAGAAGACATGGAAAGACGAGGAATAGTGGGCACTGCTAGTTTGTATTATGATCTTGctcgttgtctttgtagtgcaGGAAGGTGCCAGGAGGCGCTAATACAG GTTGACAAAATATGCAAAGTTGCAACAAAGCCTCTAGTGGTGACCTACACTGGTTTAATTCAAGCTTGTATGGATTCTGGGGATGTTCAGAGTGGAGTCTATGTCTTCAACCACATGCACAAGTTTTGCTCACCAAATTTAATAACCTATAATATACTCCTCAAAGCTTACCTTGATCATGAGTTGTTTGAAGAAGCAAAACAATTGTTTCTAGGCTTATTAGAAAATGGAAATCGTATTAGAAATAAATCAGATTGTAAAGATATGGTTTTGCCCGATATCCATTCATTTAACTTGATGTTGGATGGATTTTCTGCTCAGCTAAAGTGGGATGAAGTCGAGTTTATCTACTTACAAATGTTGAAACATGGATACCACTTCAATTCAAAACGCCACCTTCGCATAGTACTACACTCCTGCAATGCTGGAAAG GTGGGAATTTTGGAAGCGACATGGAAGCATTTGGACCAGGCCGATAAGAAACCTCCACCACCCCTAGTCAAAGAAATGTTTCTGGTGTTGTTGGGAAGATGGGATTTTGCTTCTGCCCTTGCCTGTGTTGTTGCTCGGGCGCCTACTGAGTCACAGGTATTTTCCGCCAAGTGCTGGTTACAGTTTTTGAATGGCAACCGCCATCGCATAGAGACAGATAAAATTGTTGCATTGCTACATGAACATGAGCTTAGCATGTGTAGTGGTAGGAGTGAAAATATTTTACTAGAGAATCTAATGGCTTCTTGTAAAGAATTTTTGAGAACTCATAGTGAGTGA